A genomic stretch from Sinorhizobium terangae includes:
- a CDS encoding endonuclease encodes MIETTSAALAVSSPETRAGFARIERSIAAHDAVMESLEEMNTIEIGGAPPARRPLAFPFTAAAWNLERCLFPGESAAHLGVTGASLVLLSEMDNGMARTGQRHPTAEIAVALGMQYAYGVEFIELGLGSDTEREFCKDDFNEKGFHGNALMATAPLDRPFLLRLWGERLWFMDGGDQPRVGERLAIGAVIETRAGPFVAISTHLESATTAAYRERQVKELIDALDATFPGLPVLIGGDLNSGNHIGGDFEAEGLFAMSAERGFTRHGGPTTA; translated from the coding sequence GTGATTGAAACGACCTCAGCGGCGCTCGCCGTTTCCTCGCCGGAGACGCGCGCTGGTTTTGCCCGGATCGAGCGCAGCATCGCCGCCCATGACGCCGTCATGGAGAGCCTTGAGGAAATGAACACGATCGAGATCGGCGGTGCGCCGCCCGCCCGCAGGCCGCTCGCCTTTCCCTTCACCGCCGCGGCCTGGAACCTCGAACGCTGCCTGTTCCCCGGGGAAAGTGCTGCGCACCTTGGCGTCACCGGCGCGTCGCTCGTTCTGCTTTCGGAGATGGACAACGGCATGGCGCGTACCGGCCAGCGGCACCCGACCGCCGAAATCGCCGTGGCGCTCGGCATGCAATACGCCTACGGCGTCGAATTCATCGAACTGGGATTGGGGTCCGATACCGAGCGCGAGTTCTGCAAGGACGACTTCAACGAGAAGGGCTTCCACGGCAATGCGCTGATGGCGACCGCTCCGCTCGACCGCCCGTTCTTGTTGCGGCTCTGGGGCGAGAGGCTGTGGTTCATGGACGGCGGCGACCAACCGAGGGTCGGCGAGCGCCTTGCCATCGGCGCCGTGATCGAGACTCGGGCGGGCCCTTTCGTCGCCATTTCCACCCATCTCGAAAGCGCGACCACGGCTGCCTATCGCGAGCGGCAGGTCAAGGAACTGATCGACGCGCTGGACGCGACCTTTCCGGGGCTTCCTGTCCTGATCGGCGGCGATCTCAACAGCGGGAACCATATTGGCGGCGACTTCGAAGCCGAGGGCCTGTTTGCCATGAGCGCCGAGCGCGGCTTCACGCGCCACGGCGGCCCGACGACGGCATGA
- a CDS encoding YifB family Mg chelatase-like AAA ATPase, whose translation MVARVSTVAFQGIEGVPVDVQVMVAPGKVGMQIVGLPDKAVAESRERVQAALHASGLALPAKRVTVNLAPADLPKEGSHFDLAIALGLMAALGAVPADALNGYVVIGELNLDGTIAAVAGALPAAIGANALGKGLICPAESGPEAAWAGSEIDILAPRSLIAIANHFRGTQVLSRPEPAIRAAAANLPDLADIKGQESAKRALEVAAAGNHNLLMVGPPGSGKSMLAARLPSILPPLSPAELLEVSMVHSIAGQLPGGKLSDRRPFRAPHHSATMAALIGGGLRAKPGEASLAHHGVLFLDEFPEFSPQVLDALRQPLETAECIIARANHRVSYPAAIQLVAAMNPCRCGMAGEPGRTCARGPRCMADYQARISGPLMDRIDIRIDVPAVSAADLLRPMAAEPSAAVAKRVARARALQADRFAALGHPVLTSNARASTTMIEKIAEPDAAGLQLLRDAAEKMKFSARGYHRVLKVARTLADLDEASMVGRIHLAEAISYRVAGERLPVAA comes from the coding sequence ATGGTCGCGCGTGTCAGCACGGTTGCATTCCAGGGGATCGAAGGCGTTCCGGTCGACGTCCAGGTGATGGTGGCACCCGGCAAGGTCGGCATGCAGATCGTCGGGCTGCCCGACAAGGCGGTCGCCGAAAGCCGTGAGCGCGTCCAGGCGGCACTGCATGCCTCGGGGCTGGCGTTGCCGGCAAAACGGGTCACGGTGAACCTGGCGCCGGCCGACCTGCCGAAGGAAGGCAGCCATTTCGATCTCGCCATCGCGCTCGGCCTGATGGCGGCGCTGGGTGCCGTTCCAGCCGATGCGCTTAACGGCTATGTCGTCATCGGCGAACTCAATCTGGACGGCACCATCGCCGCCGTCGCCGGCGCGCTGCCTGCCGCCATCGGTGCCAACGCGCTCGGCAAGGGCCTTATCTGCCCGGCGGAAAGCGGACCCGAAGCGGCTTGGGCGGGATCGGAGATCGACATTCTCGCACCGCGCAGCCTGATCGCCATCGCCAATCATTTTCGCGGCACGCAGGTGCTCTCTCGTCCCGAGCCGGCCATAAGAGCCGCGGCCGCCAACCTGCCCGATCTCGCCGACATCAAGGGGCAGGAAAGCGCCAAGCGGGCGCTCGAAGTGGCCGCCGCCGGCAACCACAATCTGCTTATGGTAGGCCCACCCGGTTCGGGCAAATCGATGCTGGCTGCGCGGCTGCCGTCGATCCTGCCGCCGCTTTCCCCGGCGGAATTGCTCGAAGTTTCGATGGTCCATTCGATCGCCGGTCAGCTGCCGGGCGGCAAGCTTTCCGATCGGCGGCCGTTCCGGGCGCCGCACCATTCGGCCACCATGGCAGCCCTGATCGGCGGCGGGCTCAGGGCGAAGCCCGGTGAGGCATCGCTTGCCCATCACGGTGTTTTGTTCCTCGACGAGTTCCCGGAATTTTCACCGCAGGTGCTCGACGCACTGCGCCAGCCGCTCGAAACCGCGGAATGCATCATCGCCCGCGCCAATCACCGCGTCAGCTATCCGGCGGCGATCCAGCTCGTGGCAGCGATGAACCCGTGCCGGTGCGGCATGGCGGGTGAGCCCGGGCGCACATGCGCCCGCGGCCCGCGCTGCATGGCCGACTACCAGGCGCGGATTTCCGGACCCCTGATGGACCGCATCGATATCCGCATCGATGTCCCGGCCGTCAGCGCCGCGGATCTCCTTCGCCCGATGGCGGCCGAACCGAGTGCCGCCGTTGCCAAGCGCGTCGCCCGCGCCCGCGCGCTGCAGGCGGACCGTTTCGCCGCCCTCGGCCATCCGGTGCTCACGAGCAATGCCCGTGCATCGACGACGATGATCGAGAAGATCGCCGAGCCGGACGCGGCCGGCTTGCAGCTCTTGAGGGATGCGGCGGAGAAGATGAAGTTCTCGGCGCGCGGCTATCACCGGGTGCTGAAGGTGGCCCGCACCCTTGCCGATCTCGACGAAGCGTCGATGGTCGGGCGGATCCATCTCGCGGAAGCGATCTCCTACCGGGTCGCCGGAGAGCGGCTGCCGGTGGCGGCGTAG
- the cysK gene encoding cysteine synthase A — MSETRKPGRGRVFSSITETIGDTPIVRLDKLAKEKGVKANLLAKLEFFNPIASVKDRIGVAMIESLEAQGKIAPGRTTLIEPTSGNTGIALAFVAAAKGYKLILTMPETMSVERRKMLYLLGAELVLTEGSKGMKGAIAKAQELTETLPDAIIPQQFENPANPEIHRKTTAEEIWNDTEGGVDILVSGIGTGGTITGAGQVLKARKSSVKVIAVEPEESPVLSGGEPGPHKIQGIGAGFAPAILDTSIYDEVITVNAGEAVEAARLVARLEGVPVGISAGAALQAAIEVGRREENAGKNIVVIIPSFAERYLSTVLFEGLGA; from the coding sequence ATGTCCGAAACACGCAAGCCTGGCCGCGGCCGCGTCTTTTCCTCGATCACAGAAACGATCGGCGACACTCCCATCGTGCGCCTGGACAAGCTCGCAAAAGAGAAGGGCGTAAAAGCGAATCTCCTCGCCAAGCTTGAATTCTTCAATCCGATCGCCTCGGTCAAGGACCGCATCGGCGTCGCCATGATCGAGTCGCTCGAGGCCCAGGGCAAGATCGCGCCTGGCCGCACAACTCTCATCGAGCCGACTTCGGGCAACACCGGTATCGCGCTCGCCTTCGTTGCAGCCGCCAAGGGATACAAGCTGATCCTCACCATGCCCGAGACGATGTCGGTCGAGCGGCGCAAGATGCTCTACCTGCTGGGGGCAGAACTGGTTCTGACGGAGGGCAGCAAAGGCATGAAGGGGGCGATCGCCAAGGCGCAGGAACTCACCGAGACGCTTCCCGACGCGATCATTCCGCAGCAGTTCGAAAATCCGGCCAATCCCGAGATCCACCGCAAGACGACGGCCGAGGAAATCTGGAACGACACCGAAGGCGGCGTCGACATCCTGGTCTCGGGCATCGGCACGGGCGGCACGATCACCGGCGCCGGCCAGGTCCTGAAGGCGCGTAAATCCTCGGTCAAAGTCATCGCCGTGGAGCCGGAGGAATCCCCTGTCCTTTCTGGCGGCGAACCCGGTCCGCACAAGATCCAGGGCATCGGCGCCGGCTTCGCGCCGGCGATCCTCGACACGAGCATCTACGACGAGGTGATCACGGTGAATGCCGGCGAAGCGGTGGAAGCCGCGCGGCTCGTCGCCAGGCTTGAAGGCGTGCCGGTCGGCATTTCCGCCGGCGCTGCACTCCAAGCCGCGATCGAGGTCGGCCGGCGCGAGGAGAACGCCGGCAAGAATATCGTCGTGATCATTCCTTCGTTTGCGGAGCGTTATCTTTCGACCGTACTGTTCGAGGGGCTGGGGGCGTAA
- a CDS encoding LysE family translocator, translated as MTIAALLAYSGALFIAAAIPGPGITALVARALGSGFRETFFMGLGLILGDMTYLTAVVLGLAFVAQTFTTAFLIVKIAGALYLGYIAWKLWTAGLLSQDIQAKKSGNAAMSFLSGLTVTLGNPKTMLFYVALVPTLIDLAAIGPEDYSLLLAATFLVLLTVLVPYMLLAARARSLLKQPKALKTMNRAAAGILAGTAAYIATRAS; from the coding sequence GTGACAATCGCGGCCCTTCTCGCCTATAGCGGCGCCCTCTTCATCGCGGCGGCCATTCCCGGCCCCGGCATCACGGCGCTGGTTGCGCGGGCACTCGGCTCCGGCTTTCGCGAAACCTTCTTCATGGGTCTCGGACTAATTCTTGGCGACATGACCTATCTGACGGCCGTTGTGCTCGGACTCGCCTTCGTCGCCCAGACTTTCACCACGGCCTTTCTTATCGTGAAGATCGCCGGTGCGCTCTATCTCGGTTACATTGCCTGGAAGCTCTGGACCGCCGGCCTTCTGTCGCAGGATATCCAGGCGAAGAAGTCAGGAAACGCGGCGATGTCTTTCCTGTCGGGCCTGACGGTGACGCTCGGCAACCCTAAGACGATGCTGTTCTATGTTGCCCTGGTGCCGACGCTCATCGATCTCGCCGCAATCGGCCCCGAGGATTACAGCCTGCTGCTGGCGGCAACCTTCCTCGTCCTTCTCACGGTGCTGGTTCCCTATATGCTGCTCGCAGCCCGCGCCCGTTCGCTTCTGAAACAGCCGAAGGCGCTCAAGACCATGAACCGCGCTGCTGCGGGCATTCTTGCCGGAACGGCAGCCTATATCGCCACCCGTGCGAGCTGA